In Desulfobacterales bacterium, the sequence GGCCGCCTACGCTTCATTTAAAAACGAACAGTGCCAGAAATGCCATCGCAACCTTCTGTTTATTCCCGAAAACCGTGGCGCCATGCTGGCGCACCGGGCGGTTGTGTATGCCCGGCCCGGCTATGAAAAAAAATGCGTGGATTGTCACAAGAACCTGGTGCACAATCAACGGGAATTTTACGACTACAAACAGTATAAAGAGGCCTATCGCGGGCTGGGCCTTTAAACGGCTTAGTACATATTTCCAAAAATACGTTAACGTTTTAAAATCCCTCCCGGCCGCCACATTCGGCGAGCCCCTCGGCCGTGAGCTCAAGGCCGAACGGCTCATATCGAGCCGCTTTACAAAGGGAGTGGCAAAAATTCCCCCTTTATTAAAGGGGGTTAGGGGGATTTTTAAAGAAGGTGTCATACAATCCATATAGTAAAATACGTGAGTGAATTTAGAAAAGAGAGTACTTAGAAATCATTAAGAGACCAAAAGCAAGAATTTAGAAAACAAAATCAACGTGTTGCTGCAACGGCGAAAGGGGGAGTAACGTGAAAAAAATATTGCTCATGATGGTTCTGGCCGTCGGATTTTCCGGATTGTTCATGACCGGCGGTGACAACAGCCTGGCCCAGCCGGCGAAAAACATACCCAAAGCAAAGGAATTCAGGATCGAACGCAGCATGCCCAAGGAGGCGGTGGCCTGCATCGAATGTCACAAGGCCGAGCATCCGGGCATTTTTGCCGACTGGGCCCACAGCCGGCATGCCAATGCCAACATTACCTGTTATGATTGCCACAAGGCCGAGTCTTTTGATCCGGATGTGAGCCAGGCGCATTACAAGCAGTATGAACGCAGCGATCTTAAATACGGCACCAAGGAGTACAAGGTGCCGGTAACTGCCGTGGTGACGCCGAAAGACTGCTCCCGCTGTCACCCGGATGAAGCCAAGCAGTACAGCATCAGCAAGCACGCCAACACCCAGGAAATTATCTGGCAGATCGACTCCTGGCTTAAGCAGGGCATGAACAGTGATTTTGAGCGGGCCAGCGGTTGTTACCACTGCCACGGCACCATCCTCAAAGTCAAGGACGGGAAGCTGGATCCTGCGACCTGGCCCAATGTGGGCGTTGGGCGTGTCAATCTTGACGGCAGCAAGGGTAGCTGCACCAGCTGCCACACCCGCCATCTTTTTTCAGTGATGGAAGCCCGCAAGCCTGAAGCCTGCGGCCAGTGCCACCTGGGGCCGGACCACCCCCAGATCGAGATCTACATGGAGTCCAAACACGGCGATATTTATACGGCCCATGGGGATGAATACAACTGGAAGGCCGCTCCGGGGACGTGGTCGGCCGGGGTGGACTACAGGGGGCCCACCTGCGCGTCGTGCCACATGTCGGGCTCCGGCTCGGTCCTGACCAGTCATGATGTTACCGAGAGACTGGCATGGGAATCCCAGGCCCCGCTGACGATAAGACCCCAGGATTTTAAGCCCTTTTCCGCCAAGACCAACTATCAGACCGAGCGGGACAAGATGAAGGAGATCTGCAAGCAGTGCCACGGCAAGACCTGGGTGGATGGTCATTTTGTCAAATATGACCAGGTTATTCAGGAATATAACGAGGTATATTATAAACCGGCCCAGAAAATGCTCGATGAACTGTATGGCAAAGGCCTGTTGGACAAAACCCGGTATTTCGACGAGGAGCTGGAAGTCGAATTTTATGAGTTATGGCACCATGAAGGCCGCCGGGCCCGGTTTGGCGCCGCCATGATGGCGCCGGATTATACCTGGTGGCACGGTTTTTATGAGTGTAAAAAGCGATACAATTCTTTTATGGAAAAAGCGCGTGATCTGATCCAACACAACAAAAAAGCCTACAAGGCCCCTGATTTTCCCAATGCCACCGGCAATACCAAACCGCCGGAAGAAGTATTCGGCAAGCGTAAATAAGTTTTATCAGGAGCGATATTTTTAAACCGAACCCCGCCCGTCACATTTTCGGGCGGGGTTTTTGTATGGATGCCCAATGAGAAAAAAAGCTGAAAAAAAGATCAGGGAAGCGGCTGCCATGCTGGGGGAAGACGATTCCTACCGGCTCGATAAAGTCAGGATAAACGCCGGGCTTTACCCGAAAGTTTTCGATAAAACGATCCTGGATATGGCCAGGCTCGGGACCATTACCCTGAAAGAGGGAAAGACAGATGCGTTGTCGCCTGCTGAAATAGGCAACATGGTCCGTAAGGGCGAGACTGTCTATATGTATTTCAGCTTTCAGGATGAGACCGCCGAGGCGCCGGCAGAAGCAGAAACGGAGATAAAGACGCCTGAAACGGTTGATATCGAGCTGCCGGGTGTCGATCGGGCGATGTGGCAGCAGTTTGAAAGGCGCTGTTTGGACAGGGAGGGAAAACCGCCGCTTCAAAAAATTATGGAGATGATCAGCGAATACAATGGTTGCAGCGATAATTGACCGGCAGTTTTTCAACACCCCGTTAAATTCGTTTGTAATCAAGGGGGCGTTATGCTACATCGTGCCCGGGCAGGCGGCGTTTTTGTTCTGTTTATTGTTGCCGGAACACCTTCTTTTGTTATACCTTGTCACGTTTTTTGTGCAACTTCAGGGCAACGTTTAGCAGGGAGAACTTATGAAAGACATCGGCATGCGCAAGGAGATTGTGCAGTGGCTCGGTAGAGAGTTTGTCTTTATCTCATGTGAGGGCCAGAGCGTTGGAAATGCGGCGGATGAAATGGAAAGTATTTTTAGCCGCGTTAAGGCGGAACTACAGGAAGAAAGCCTCACCCTTGATCATACGATCCGTACCCGACTCTGGGCGGCGGACCGCAAGAGCCGCGATCTGGGAAGCGATGTCCGCGCCAAATATAATGTGGATCAGGCGCGGGCGGCAACTTCCAGCTATATCATGCCCGGCCATTTTGCATCAGGGGCCCGGGTCGGCCTGGATCTGATCGCACTGCGGCCGTCGGTGCCGAATATAGAAAAATTAATCGTTGAAAACGTCCCTCCCCGCAAGCCCATCAATTATCTGGTTTATGACTCACTTCTGGTTCTGGCGGGAAAAACGGTGGTTCTCCCCACCCTGGAAGACCAGCTGGATGAAATTCTTCCCCGAATAACAGGGATCCTGACGGAAGCCGGCAGCAGCTGGAAAGAAGTGGTGAACGTGTCATGCTATCTGCAGCGCGGCCAGAAAATCGGAATATTGAAAAAGGGATTTTCAAAGTGGGTGAAAGCGCCCCTGGCCCGGGTGGAGACCGCAGCCGTCGAGGGCTATTCTGCCGAGGGAAAACTCATCGAAGTCGAGGTGACGGCTGAAACGCACAGGCAGCAGGAGTGATAACCCGAACATTGTTTCCGAAGCCAAAGTCCTGGAACGGGTTCGCCAAAAAATAAAATCCCATCAAAGATAATGCGCCATTTTCATCATGATCTCATGCTGTTGCATCGCCCCCGGCATGCTTTCTTTCAGCCGGCCGTTGTCAAAAATAAAGACAAAGGGGACGCTGAGTATATTGAATTTTGAGGACAGGCCGGGGTTGGCATCAACGTTGAGCTTGCCCACCCGGACCCTGCCACTGGCGACAGCGGCATAGTTGTCGATTATGGGGATGAACGTGCGGCAGGAGGGGCACCACGGCGCCCACGCAAACAGAAGTACCGGCAGCGGGGATTTAGTCACTTTCATATCAAAATTACTGTCGGTTATCATTAACGCTTCCCCGTTAAACAAATCCGCCGTTTGTAAGGGAACCTTGCATTTCCCGCATTTGGCGCCGGACTTGATGTGTTCAGTGGGGAGTCTGTTTTTTGTCCCGCACTGGGTACACCGGAGCAGGAACACGTCCGCCGGGGCAGCCCGGGCAGCGTCATTTTTGAGAACGGAACCACATTTTCCGCACTTTGCCGACAGTCCGGCTTTTTCAGGGGGCAATTTATTGCTGGCGCCACAGTCGGCGCAGCGGATGATAAGGGGGGCTTTTAGAGCCATCGTGACACCTCTTTTTATTTCAGGGTTCATGCATTATAGTATAAGATAATCTTAAAAATAAAAGTGTAAATAGAAAGGGGCGCCGCAATTACCAGCTTAAAAAACGGGTGCCGGAAATAAACACAGTGGCAGCGCAAGACTATTATACCATTCTGGGAGTAGACACCGACACGGAACTGCCGCAGATTAAAGCGGCCTATCGGACCCTGGCCTTTAAATATCATCCGGACAGGAACAAGGGGGATGCCGCCAGTGCGGAGAAAATGAAAGCGGTAAATGAAGCCTATGCGGTTTTGTCCCACCCGCACAAAAGGCAGGAATACGACCGGCTGCGGCAACAGTTCGGGCCGTCCGCTTATCATCAGTTCAGGCAAAGCTACAACGAGCAGGACATCTTCAAGGGTTCGGATATTCATCAGATTTTTGAAGAAATGGCCCGGTCCTTCGGCCTAAGGGGCGGTGATGATGTTTTTAAGGAATTTTACGGCAAGGGCTACCGCAGCTTTGAGTTTAAACGTCCGGGGTTTTCCGCCAGGGGCTTTATTTTTTCCGGCGGGATAAACAGGCCGGGAGCGGGCCGGAAGCGGATGGCCGCACCGGGATCTCTGACAAAGCTGTCTAAATTTCTTTTGGAAAAAATCGGCGGCGTCAGGCTCCCTGAAAAGGGAAAGGATCGGCAGGATAAGATTCAGATAACCCCTGAAATGGCCCGGCAGGGCGGGCCGTATGCCTATTATTTGAAAGAACAATCCAAAAAACTGGTGGTTAAGATTCCCCCAGGAATCAGGGACGGGCAGCTCATTCGCCTGGCCGGTATGGGATCCGACGGAAAAGGGGGCGCTTCCGACGGGGATTTGTATCTGACCGTTCGCGTCCGCAAGCCGGTTTTACAGAAAATTAAGGATTATTTGGGGGTCGGACTAAAATAACCCGGCGTTCCAGCTGCCGGACGTTCGCGTTTCAATGGGAAAATATTTATGAAAACCATCATATCTGTCTATAATGATACAACTGAATGGAGAAAAACATGAAAAAAATAAAAGTTAAAAACCCGGTGGTGGAGCTCGACGGCGATGAAATGGCGCGGGTGATGTGGGGCTGGATCAAGGAACTGCTGATATTGCCTTATCTTGATATTAATCTGAAATACTTCGATTATCATGTCCAGAACCGCGATGCCACCGAAAACCGTATTCTGGTTGAAGCGGCCGATGCCATCAAGAAATACCGGGTGGGGGCCAAATGTGCCGCGATCAATCCCGATCAGGCCCGTGTAAAGGAGTTCGGCCTTAAAAAAGCCTGGAAGTCCCCCAACAGCGGCACCCGCAACCAGATCGGCGGGACGCTTTTCCGGCAGCCCATCATTTTCAAAAACATCCCCCGGGTGGTGCCGGGCTGGAAAAACCCCATTATTGTGGCGCGGCACGCCTTTGGCGACCTCTTCGGCGGGGCTGATATGACCCTGCCCCGCGGGGGCAAGGTGTTTTTAAAATATGTGCCCCGGGACGGCGGGGAACCCAATGAGATTGAAGTCTGCGACATCGAGGGTCCGGGTGCCGCCCTGGGAATTTTCAACACCGAAGACTCTGTGCGGGGGTTTGCGCGCTCCTGCATGAATTTTGGTCTTGAAAGGGGTTATCCGGTCTACCTGGGAACCAAAAACACGGAGCTGGAACACTACGACGGCCTGTTTAAAAACACATTTCAGGCGGTCTACGAAAATGAATTTCAGAAACAGTTTGAAAAGAAGGGAATCTTCTACGAACATCGCATGGTGGATGAGCTGGCGGCTTTTGCGATCAAATCCTCAGGGGGGTTTGTCTGGGCCTGCAAGAATTACGACGGCGACATTCAGTCGGACATGGTGGCGGCGGGATTCGGGTCCCTGGGTTTGATGTCTTCCATGCTGCTGACGCCGGACGGCCGGACGGTTCTTACCGAAGCGGCCCATGGAACCGTTACCCGCCATTTTCGTGAGCACCAGGCCGGGCGCGAAACCTACACCAATCCGGTGGCCCTGCTTTTTGCCTGGACGCGCGCCATTTATTATCGGGGTTTGTATGACGATACGCCGGAGGTGCAACATTTTGCAGAAACCCTGGAGGGGGCCTGTGCCGCAACAATCGAAGCCGGACACATGACCCGGGACCTGGCGACGCTGGCCGGCGGTTCAGCCTGGCTGACAACCCGCCAGTTCCTTACCAAGGTAAAGGACGCGTTGGACCAGGGTCTGTCTGCGTAAAACGGGCAATTTTAATCTACCACATCCAGCAAGTAGCGTTCATACCAGGTGCGTCCGCGCCAGTTGGTGATGAATCCGTTGTGACCGCCGTAAAGATGAATCATCAGACGAAGGTGTTTGTGGGCGGACAAATGATAAAAATCTTCAACCGGAATGATGGGGTCGTCTTTTGACGTGATGATGGTGGTGGGGATCGATATGGCTTCCAGGTCGCGGCCGCAAAGGGTGTAGCCGGCAAAGTATGCTGCGGCATTTGGATACGGCGAATAGCGGCGCAACAGTTTCTCGGTCATCTGCCGAATATTGGACAGCGCCAGGATCTCGGTGAAGTCATAGCGCTCCGGGAACAGCTGCTGTTTCATCTCCAGGGAGCGCTGCCACTTTTTCAGGAAATAGCGCCGGATAATGCGGTGGTTGTCAATTGCGTCGGTGGCCTTGGATGGATCCAGGACAGGGCTGATGGCAATGACATGCTTAAGGTCGATATCCCTTGGCGGTGTGAGGGACCATTTGCGCGCGATGCGCAGTGCAAAATTGCCGCCCAGGGAAAAGCCGCACAAAAATACAGGGATGCCGGGGGTTATGCGGGCGGCAGTCATTACGGCCTGATAGACCTCATCCAGCAAGGTGGCGTAAAACAGGCCCTTGTTGAGAGAATGCGAATTTCCGTGATCGCGAAAATTCAACCGGAAAATGCTGAAACCGTGATGAAAAAGATGTTGTGCCGTGGCTGTCACATAAGAAGAATCGATACTGCCTTCCCATCCATGCAATAATATCATCAGCCCCCGGGCGGGTGCTGCCGCCGACAGGGACAGGGCGCCGCTGAGCCTTACGCCCCCTTCGGTGTCGATGATGAGGGGCCTGGCGGAAGAAATCATGGGGCCGGCGCGCCGGCGACCGGGCCGATTGCTTCCCAGAAAGCTCTGCAACATGGCGCTGCGCAGATAAAACGGGGGGATGAAGCCTGCAAGGGTGTGATCGGTACTCATGGGTTAAGTCGAGTATATGAACCTGCTTTCAATCCCGCTTTCAGGGGGACTGGTTTTTTTTCAGCACGATGAATTTTTTGCGAAGGATTTTTTTCAATGCCTGCACCACCATAATGGATTTCATCTCCTCGCTTGTCATCTGGGCCACATACCGGTCGTTGTCGAGGATGTCGACAACCCATTCCTTGGAGAGTTGATCATCGTTGACATATTGCGCTTTCAGGGCATTAAAAAATGTTTTGGTTTGGCTTCTTAGCTCCTGATCGGAAAC encodes:
- a CDS encoding multiheme c-type cytochrome; protein product: MTGGDNSLAQPAKNIPKAKEFRIERSMPKEAVACIECHKAEHPGIFADWAHSRHANANITCYDCHKAESFDPDVSQAHYKQYERSDLKYGTKEYKVPVTAVVTPKDCSRCHPDEAKQYSISKHANTQEIIWQIDSWLKQGMNSDFERASGCYHCHGTILKVKDGKLDPATWPNVGVGRVNLDGSKGSCTSCHTRHLFSVMEARKPEACGQCHLGPDHPQIEIYMESKHGDIYTAHGDEYNWKAAPGTWSAGVDYRGPTCASCHMSGSGSVLTSHDVTERLAWESQAPLTIRPQDFKPFSAKTNYQTERDKMKEICKQCHGKTWVDGHFVKYDQVIQEYNEVYYKPAQKMLDELYGKGLLDKTRYFDEELEVEFYELWHHEGRRARFGAAMMAPDYTWWHGFYECKKRYNSFMEKARDLIQHNKKAYKAPDFPNATGNTKPPEEVFGKRK
- a CDS encoding RidA family protein; protein product: MKDIGMRKEIVQWLGREFVFISCEGQSVGNAADEMESIFSRVKAELQEESLTLDHTIRTRLWAADRKSRDLGSDVRAKYNVDQARAATSSYIMPGHFASGARVGLDLIALRPSVPNIEKLIVENVPPRKPINYLVYDSLLVLAGKTVVLPTLEDQLDEILPRITGILTEAGSSWKEVVNVSCYLQRGQKIGILKKGFSKWVKAPLARVETAAVEGYSAEGKLIEVEVTAETHRQQE
- a CDS encoding thioredoxin domain-containing protein, which codes for MALKAPLIIRCADCGASNKLPPEKAGLSAKCGKCGSVLKNDAARAAPADVFLLRCTQCGTKNRLPTEHIKSGAKCGKCKVPLQTADLFNGEALMITDSNFDMKVTKSPLPVLLFAWAPWCPSCRTFIPIIDNYAAVASGRVRVGKLNVDANPGLSSKFNILSVPFVFIFDNGRLKESMPGAMQQHEIMMKMAHYL
- a CDS encoding DnaJ domain-containing protein; the encoded protein is MAAQDYYTILGVDTDTELPQIKAAYRTLAFKYHPDRNKGDAASAEKMKAVNEAYAVLSHPHKRQEYDRLRQQFGPSAYHQFRQSYNEQDIFKGSDIHQIFEEMARSFGLRGGDDVFKEFYGKGYRSFEFKRPGFSARGFIFSGGINRPGAGRKRMAAPGSLTKLSKFLLEKIGGVRLPEKGKDRQDKIQITPEMARQGGPYAYYLKEQSKKLVVKIPPGIRDGQLIRLAGMGSDGKGGASDGDLYLTVRVRKPVLQKIKDYLGVGLK
- a CDS encoding NADP-dependent isocitrate dehydrogenase translates to MKKIKVKNPVVELDGDEMARVMWGWIKELLILPYLDINLKYFDYHVQNRDATENRILVEAADAIKKYRVGAKCAAINPDQARVKEFGLKKAWKSPNSGTRNQIGGTLFRQPIIFKNIPRVVPGWKNPIIVARHAFGDLFGGADMTLPRGGKVFLKYVPRDGGEPNEIEVCDIEGPGAALGIFNTEDSVRGFARSCMNFGLERGYPVYLGTKNTELEHYDGLFKNTFQAVYENEFQKQFEKKGIFYEHRMVDELAAFAIKSSGGFVWACKNYDGDIQSDMVAAGFGSLGLMSSMLLTPDGRTVLTEAAHGTVTRHFREHQAGRETYTNPVALLFAWTRAIYYRGLYDDTPEVQHFAETLEGACAATIEAGHMTRDLATLAGGSAWLTTRQFLTKVKDALDQGLSA
- a CDS encoding alpha/beta fold hydrolase, whose amino-acid sequence is MSTDHTLAGFIPPFYLRSAMLQSFLGSNRPGRRRAGPMISSARPLIIDTEGGVRLSGALSLSAAAPARGLMILLHGWEGSIDSSYVTATAQHLFHHGFSIFRLNFRDHGNSHSLNKGLFYATLLDEVYQAVMTAARITPGIPVFLCGFSLGGNFALRIARKWSLTPPRDIDLKHVIAISPVLDPSKATDAIDNHRIIRRYFLKKWQRSLEMKQQLFPERYDFTEILALSNIRQMTEKLLRRYSPYPNAAAYFAGYTLCGRDLEAISIPTTIITSKDDPIIPVEDFYHLSAHKHLRLMIHLYGGHNGFITNWRGRTWYERYLLDVVD